The following proteins are encoded in a genomic region of Musa acuminata AAA Group cultivar baxijiao chromosome BXJ2-11, Cavendish_Baxijiao_AAA, whole genome shotgun sequence:
- the LOC108951721 gene encoding RNA polymerase II C-terminal domain phosphatase-like 1 → MIRTALKMSQPRKNTYLPVHHKNWCLDGQTIVFQEKTTSSVMPNKGEYCFQVELAGNILGKGVGLSKEEAKLQAAEEALLTLKNRLESTSKETLKIIKA, encoded by the exons ATGATACGGACAGCCCTCAAAATGAGCCAGCCAAGAAAGAACACTTACCTGCCAGTACATCACAAAAATTGG TGTTTGGACGGACAAACTATAGTATTCCAGGAAAAAACAACATCTTCTGTGATGCCAAATAAGGGAGAGTATTGTTTTCAG GTTGAATTAGCTGGAAATATTTTGGGAAAGGGAGTTGGTTTAAGCAAAGAGGAGGCTAAGCTTCAG GCTGCAGAGGAGGCACTCCTTACTCTTAAGAACAGACTTGAATCGACAAGCAAAGAGACGTTAAAGATCATCAAG GCCTAA